The DNA region ATCGAGACCTCGTCGCAGGCGGGCTGCCCGTGTCTGCGTGGGATCGAACGCCTCGGCCTGCATCGCCGCCACGTAGAGGAAATCGAGCTTCAGGTAGCTGAAGCCCATCCCGACCAGGCCGGCGAAGGTCCGCAGCAGGTGGTCCACCACCTCTTCGCGGGTCGGGTCGAGGGCATAGACCCAACCCGCCTTCGTCCAGGACGGATGCATGAGCCCGCGGTGGGGTTCACCCTTCGCCACGTGGCTCCCGAGCAGCCACTCCGGATGCGCATCGTAAAGGCGGCTCTCGGCGACGACGCAGAAGGGTGCGGTCCAGATTCCGGGACGAAACCCGGCAGCCCGGATTTCCGCAGCCAGCGGTGCCAGACCGCGCGGAAACTTCTCGTTCGTTTCCAGCCAGTCTCCAATGGCGTGCTGGAAACCGTCATCGAGCTGCACGACATCGACCGCGAATTGCGAGCGCAACCCGGTCAGGGCGTCGAGATTGCGGAGCAGATCCTGTTCGGTGACGTCGTGAAAGAACTGGTACCAGCTGCACCAACCCGTGGGCAACGGCGCTCCGGTCCGCGCGCTACCTCTGCGCCCCAGCTCTTCGGCGAAGGTCTCGAGCAAGCGGTTCTCGTCCGTGCCGAGCGCAACTCGGACGGGCTCGAGCTCCAGGCTGCCACCCGCCGGAACCGGTACTTCCAGCTGGATCTCCAACTCGACCCGCACACCGTGATCGTCGCGACGCCAATACACGAGCCCGCTACCAAGGCCGCCTTCCAACAGCCCGACCAGGCAGGCACGCCCTTCCGTATCGCAGGCCACGGAGACGAGCGCCGATTCGTGCCAGCCCTCCCGATCCGCGGGCGGCGCACCCAGCACATGGTAGAGGCCGCGCATCCACGGCCCGGACGGGAACGGCGCCTCGCCCTCCCGGTCGAGCGCACCACCTCCGGTATACGACCAGGATTGCCAGCCGTTCTTCAAGAAGCGCACGGCGTGCGCATCCACGCCCGCCCAGCGAAAACCGAGTACGACGGATTCGAGATGGAGTTCCGTCTCGGCATAGTTGCGCACGGTGACCTGGAATTCCGCCTCTTCCCCAGCGAGATCGGCGGAGACACCCAATTCGAAAGGCCCAAGGCGTTGAACGCCGGCGCTGAGGCGACCCTCCGCCCACTCCATCGCACCCGCAACGCCATGGTCGCTACGATCGGGAGACGTGGCGGCATAGCGTACGCCGAGACGCAGGGGCTCGAGCCGGCCGGCGTGCTCGTCCCTGGCAACGGAGACGGTGCGGGGCATGGCGGACGAAGATAACAGGAACGTTTCCCAGGCCTTGGCGGCCGGGCGGATGCTCGTTCTAGACGGTGCCACGGGCACGGAGCTGGAGCGGAGGGGCGCCCCGTGCGACCTGCCACTGTGGTCGAGCGGTGGCCTGCTCCACACGCCGGAACTCGTGGGGGAAATCCACGCAGCCTATGCGCGTGCCGGCTGCGATCTGTTGACCGCCGCCAGCTTCCGAACCCAGCGCAGGGTCCTGGCCCGTTGCGGCCTGGGCCAGCGTGCGGAGGAGTTGACCCGGCTCGCGGTGCGTCTCGCACGCCGGTCCCATCGCGGCGCGGTGCTCGGCTCCGCACCTCCGCTGGAGGACTGCTACCAGCCGGACCGGGTTCCCGACGACGGCGCGTTGGAGCAGGAGCATCGCGAGCATGCAGAACAGCTCGCCCGGGCTGGAGCGGACGCCATCCTGGCCGAGACCCACAATACGGCCCGCGAAGCGAAGGCCGCCGCCCTGGCGGCCCAGGCCGTGGACCTTCCCCTCCTGGTGAGCTTCGTATGCGACGCGCAAGGCCGGCTTCTTTCCGGCGAACCCCTCGAGGCGGGGATCGACGCCGTGCTTCCTGCCCGCCCTCTCGCCGTGGGCGTGAACTGCCTGCCGATCTCGGCACTGGAAGCGTGCATTCCCATCCTGCAGGGCTGCGGCCTGCCCTTCCTTCTCTCCCCCAACCTGGGCGCACCATCGGAACGCGTCGAACTCCTGGAGCCAGATCGGTTTGCAGGGCTGACACGTACGTGGAGAGAGGCCGGCGCCGCCATCGTCGGCGGATGTTGCGGAACGACCCCCGAGCACCTCGCCGCGGCGGTGAGCCTGCTGCGCAGTACCTAGCAATGCGACCCGAGAACGGGCCTCACTCCCTCCCCAACGATTTCCCGCGCAAGCTCGTATGGTTCGACGCGCTCGCCGAGCATCTCGGCACACCTGCCGGGCCATCCGTCGCATGCGGCGATTTCAACATTTGCCCGACCGCACTCGATATCTGGAGCGAGGAGAAGTTCGCCGGTGTGATCTTTCATACCGACGCTGAGCGAGCGTGTATGGGCCGTCTCGCGGAAAAGGGCTGGACGGATCTCTACCGGGCGCTGTATCCCGAAGAGAAGGCCTACTCATGGTGGGACTACCGGGGCGGCTCCTTTCACCGAGGCCACGGTCTGAGGATCGATTTCGTACTGGGGACATCGGGCCTCCGCGAGCGGACCCGCGAGGTGACGATCGACCGGGACGATCGCAAGAAACAGAACGGCTTGACCGCCTCGGACCACGCCCCGGTCCTCGCAGAGATCTCCTAGACAGGGAGCCCAAAGGGAAACAGACAAGTTCCGGGAACCGCCGCCCGGGGCGCCTTGTTTCTCCCACAATCGGCAGAAGCACCTCACGGCAACACGCCGCTCGGCCCATCGCGCGCATCGTCCGGGGTGATGATCAGTCCCGGCCTCGTGGTCGATCGGGTACGGGCCGCACTGGGCGGCCGCTTCTCGTGTCGCCGGTTGGGCTGGCAAGCGCTCGCTCGAGTCCGGTGAACAAATCGAGCACCTCGGTTGCCTCGAAGACCCGGTAGCGCCGCCGGCCGACATTGCGTTGACGCAGAACCCCTGCCTCCGCCAGAGCATTGACTGCGTCGGTGGTCCGAGCCTTGGATCGGCTGATCAGCTTGCGGGCCGATTCGATGGTGACGATTGGCGCGCCTGGAAGGACACGAAGCAGCAGATCGGTGCTGGAGTTGGCTCGGACGCGGCCGAGCCTGGCTCGCCATGCTGCCGTGATCTCGTCGATTTCGGTGCTGTAGCGCTCGGCATCTCGGCAGGCTCGGCTCGTGGCGATCGCAACCAACCGGAGCCATTCGGCTGCGGCTCGGGATCGCTGCGCGCCATCAGGTTCGCCGACGTGGCGGAACGTCATCAACCCGTCGATGTAGTCGTCGGACCAGGTTGCGAGCACGAGGCTGATCGGGGGGACGAAGGTTGGTACGAGGCCGCGTCGCCGCAGCACGACGTGAATGAGCGTTCGGCCGGTTCGCCCGTTGCCGTCTGCGAAGGGGTGGAGGGTCTCGAACTGGGCATGGGCGATGGCGGCCTGGACGAGTGGGGAGTGTTCATCGCCGTTGACATAGTCGAGCAAGTCAGAGAGGAGCTTGTCGAGGTGCTCGGGTGGCGGAGGGACGAAGGCGGCGCTGCACGGGTTGAATGAGCTTCCGCCGATCCAGTTCTGTTCCTGGCGAACGACGCCACCGAGCTCGGGGGTCGGGGAGTCGTCCATCAACGTGCGGTGAACCGAGAGCAGCTCGGCGAGTTCGAACCGTTCGGTGCGGGCGGCCAGCTCGATCGCTGCCTCCATCGCCGCGATGTTGCCGATGACCTCGACCGCGACCCTGTCCTTCGCATCCCCACCGAGCGCGATCGCAGCTTCGGCCCGCGCAAGCCGCCGGGATGCTACTGCGAGGCCCTCGATCTTCGATGAACCGACCGATTCGGCGCGGAGCAGGAATCGGGCGAGACCCTCGAGGCTCACATGCGCGGTACCAGCCGCATTCAGCGCTCGAACGGCCGCCTCGGCATCGGCGATATCGGCGGCCACATCGGCCGGGATCGACAGATCCCAGCCAACCAGCGGGTCGGCGAGGTAGGCGTCATAGAAGCCGCCGCGTCGATCTCGTCGACTCATCCCCTGGATCTGCGCGTCCCAATGTTTCCGCAGGTGAGATGCCATGCATCCTCTAAGTATCGGTTATAGAATAACCGCAACTTAAACCTAAGCAAGATCAACGGTTCTTGACTTCAGCGGTGAACGCGCCTCCTCCCGTTCGTGCGTGGACCCGCGCGAATCGTGCGGCTCCTGGGCCTCGTGCGCGTACCCGCCCCAACCCATCGAGGCCTGGGATAAGTGGCTCCGCCTGGTTGCGGCTCGAACCAGCCCCCCATGCGCCAGGTGCCAATGAGGCGATTC from bacterium includes:
- a CDS encoding homocysteine S-methyltransferase family protein; its protein translation is MADEDNRNVSQALAAGRMLVLDGATGTELERRGAPCDLPLWSSGGLLHTPELVGEIHAAYARAGCDLLTAASFRTQRRVLARCGLGQRAEELTRLAVRLARRSHRGAVLGSAPPLEDCYQPDRVPDDGALEQEHREHAEQLARAGADAILAETHNTAREAKAAALAAQAVDLPLLVSFVCDAQGRLLSGEPLEAGIDAVLPARPLAVGVNCLPISALEACIPILQGCGLPFLLSPNLGAPSERVELLEPDRFAGLTRTWREAGAAIVGGCCGTTPEHLAAAVSLLRST
- a CDS encoding Fic family protein — encoded protein: MASHLRKHWDAQIQGMSRRDRRGGFYDAYLADPLVGWDLSIPADVAADIADAEAAVRALNAAGTAHVSLEGLARFLLRAESVGSSKIEGLAVASRRLARAEAAIALGGDAKDRVAVEVIGNIAAMEAAIELAARTERFELAELLSVHRTLMDDSPTPELGGVVRQEQNWIGGSSFNPCSAAFVPPPPEHLDKLLSDLLDYVNGDEHSPLVQAAIAHAQFETLHPFADGNGRTGRTLIHVVLRRRGLVPTFVPPISLVLATWSDDYIDGLMTFRHVGEPDGAQRSRAAAEWLRLVAIATSRACRDAERYSTEIDEITAAWRARLGRVRANSSTDLLLRVLPGAPIVTIESARKLISRSKARTTDAVNALAEAGVLRQRNVGRRRYRVFEATEVLDLFTGLERALASPTGDTRSGRPVRPVPDRPRGRD